The DNA sequence GAGAACCTCCCACCATTTGTATTTGAAACGAGCATGACTGGAAACAGCTATAATGTTTATAATGCTGTCTATTCTGTGGCACATGCCCTACATGCCAGGTACACCTTCGCATCAAGACATGCAATGACGGGGAATGGGAAGAGGCTTCTGAATGTTCAGCCATGGCAGGTAACCTCCTCTTTttgctatgtggctcttgtgtcaAGGAATGGACAGCCCAGAACATTTTAGCCAAGATGCAGTGATCCATCCCAAATAAACTAAGCAATCTGATGTACTGGTTTTCATAGCTTGCCATTTCTTCAGCCATAGAGAAAAGGAATAGCTGCCCAGGGTTCTTTTCCTTGTGAGGAAAAAGTAGCACAAGTTCCTCTTAGAACTCTTTCTTTGTTCTATCCCAGAGACAACCCAGGGTCCTTGTTCTCCTAAGCAAAGCAGTCTACCTCATCTCTTAAACAGCCCTTTCTGGgccttttggagttcttcccAGGTTCCTCATGGCAACTGGTGGTGAATGAGAGGAACTTACTGGGAGAAAGAAGAAGGCACACGCCACATTGCTgttgttgcacaggaagtgatgccatcgaGATGTGATGTCACTGCAATACTCTGATATTTAGGTAAAAACTCAATGGTAAAAGCAgcttctaccataaagttttgcccaaataccagcagATCAGAAACCAGTGGCATCAGGATGTCACTTCCTCTGTGATGCCAGCAAGGTGGCCTgtgtcttcctcttcctcctggtaAACCCCCTTCCAGCCAGCCAATTGGCAGTGAGGGCTAGTGGTAGGGAACGTGGCTTCCACTAGGCTTGCTGGCAACCATATCCAACATTTTAACTTCCGGACTGTCTCTACTCTAGTTGCTTCCACCCTCCATCCAAGCACATGGCACATGTGTCATGGGAAGTAGCTATTATAAGAGATGCCCCCCAACACAGAGACATAAAGAAGTCACCTGGCATTAGTGCCCACTGAGAATTCACTCTTGGCTTTTCCATTAAGGAAACGACTACAGAAGCCATAATCCCTTCTTGTGGTAGCCAGACAGAATGTCCAAAGAACCAGTCCCCTTATGGTTAGGGCTGGTGTCAGCATACCCTGAGGAGGGGCAGCAGCCAGGGCCCAGGGTGTCTGCTGGGACCCACTGCTGTCACGCCCTCCCCCTGACCACTCTCTTGCTAGCAGCCCATGCTTCCAGCTACACACACTGCCATTGCCAGGGAAAGGGCTGCAGGTGATCAGGCAGCTGTGAGCTTAGGTGATAGAAGGGTTTGCAAGTGGGTAGGGACAAAATACACAGGTAGGTGAGTGGCATGAAGATGGAGGGGAGGGCATAATCAGGAGGTCTGATAGTGGAGGGGGAAAGGACCTTGGGAACTCTATGCCTATGGCCCACCAAAACCTACAACCGGTCCTGATAGTAGACATAACAGTGACATCATTTTCTCAGGATCTCTTTTATTTCAGATCCTTGCCTCTCTGAGGAGCACCCAGTTCAACAACAGTGCTGGTGAGGAAGTGTTTTTCATTGGAAACAAGAAGGGATCAGCTGGCTATGATATCCTGAACTTAGTTTTATTTCCAAATAAATCTTCAGCTCAAGTGAAAGTTGGAAGGATGGATCCTAGGGCTCCCCCAGGCAAAGACTTCATCATTAATGCAGATGCAATTGTTTGGGCTACCCAGGTGGGGAAAAAGTCAATATTCTTGGGTAATGGTAGAGACAATTGCTCATACCTTTTGCTCATACAATTGCTTATACCTTTGAGAGTATAAGATTGAATTTGTGGAATAGACTAAAGGCCATCTTCCTTCAGATGTTGGTGTCCAGGATGGTATACTTCCCCCCACCACCCGAAACTCTATTTTAGAGGTTGTAGTAAAACATGCACATTTCCTAGAAATATCTGATTCATTTCACCATGCCCAAGAATGCCCTCTCAGCAGTTCTTTAATGCTAGaaagcagtggtgggattcaaataaattaacaacaggttctatgtcctaatgaccattttaactatatcaaaagatataccgaaaggtagtttaataattcacgcattaaatactgcaataagaacagtaaaagaggtaaagacaactagattatgtttaaagaaagatttattgaagatatttccatattgggagttcttgccctcacatttaaagggttggcacaccttttcaatgccttactttcataggaaataatgaaggataagggcaccttcttttggggctcatagaattggaccccctggtccaatctttttgaaactgggagggtattttggagagaggcactaccgtcctccactgcgaagactgcccatttatactcactctctgtttactattactcagccagtttttgatccacaagaggacctgtccttttactccatgactctcaagctttctaaggagcctttgatgaggaactttatcaaaagctttctggaagtcaaggtaaacaacatctattgggtcccctttgtccaccccctcaaagaactgtaacaggttagtgaggcaagatcttcccttacagaacccatcctgagtcttcctcaataacccgtgttcatcaatgtgcctactcattctgtccttgataatggtttctaacaactttcccggtattgaagtcagactgactggcctgtaatttcccggaaatcctctggaatcctttttaaagatgggggtgacatttgctaccttccagttttcaggaacggaggcagatttcaatgaaagattacatattttcgtcagaagatcaacaagttcaactttgagttctttcagaactctcggatatatgccatccggacctggtgacttattagtttttaatttgtctatcagttgtaggacctcctctcttgtcacctcaatctgactcaggtctttcaacaccccttccaaaattagtggttctggagcgggcaaacacttctcgtcttccacagtgaaggcaaaaaatgcactcaacttctcagccatttccctacccctgatgtagcccatctttgtattcaggtactcatgatgttatacatggtttactagccttcccctttaaatccgcacaaccttgtgcagtaggtggggctgacagacacagcaccatccttaggagatctaactcagactctcacgcaggtctatgcaactgggctgcatagggaaatggctttaggattgcactgatagtgactgattgaaatcagcctgtgagttttgcaggaatctgaccttcagtcttcccagtccagaattctgattgcaacaaatcttggcttcttcttctggccaattaaataaaacacgattgctcctaactttgaacaattgctttgaacaattttgaggaagagaagaagaagaagaaaaagaagaccatagatttataccccactcttctctctgaatcagtctcagagtggcttacaatttccattatcttcttcccccacaactgactccctgtgaggtaggtggagctgagagagctcttccagaagctgctctttcaaagacaacctctgcaagaactatagctgatccaaggccattctagcagctgcaagtggaggagtggggaataaaacccagttcttccagacaagagtccgcacacttcaccaccacaacaaactggctcttgatagaaaggataaacaggatagaaacctggtaaactagtcactaactgctgttaatacacctatgtccttagtaatgtttgattttttccctcttcagtgttggatccaaccattttctcgccataaataccaacaactgtccataacaatataattcccagggtcctgggtgggacgtgccaaaaaagtaccttttcaggttcaggtatattggactgggaatatattggtaattccaatattcctgaattccagatacctgtatggtaattggatttggagggttcccccccccccatttccagttttttcaggaccattattctgtatggggaatggctggggaaatggaacagttgttttgaaagatttccaagtggccgggggagttgtttttagaagaagaagaagaagatattggatttatatcccgccctccactcagaagagtctcagaggggctcacaatctcctttcccttcctcccccacaaaaaacaccctgcaaggtgggtggggctggagagggctctcccagcagctgccctttcaaggacaacctctgccagagctatggctgaccgaagaccatttcagcaggtgcaagtggaggagtggggaatcaaacctggttctcccagataagagtccgcacacttaaccactacaccaaactggcttttagaggcacaagcaccacaatcgcagggaagctgctggtgcctgtcctttcaatcagtggctcccaacctttttggcaccagggaccagttttgtagcagacaatttttccacgggctgtggggggtggtgcaggggttcttgctgccccaggccaccctgctcccatgtccctgcccccatgggggtctttaaatacgggggagactggggctgcttctggccacctcccctggaaggggaggcagcctcagagcgaggccacactgcctctttcgtccaccaccgtctttggagtgaggctgtgtgggtgggcaaaaggggtggtggagcaagcctgctctcctctatgcctgggaagcagggcttggaggagagcacacgccgctgatccatcccaccgctctcagcttcccagatctgtgacccaggaagccaagagtgctgtccctgtgcaACCTTGATGCTAACAcaccacggaccgggaccggtccatggcctgggggttggggacccctgctttaaataacccccaagtttcaagtcaattggaccaaggagtgagtccaattttatgggcctctgaacattatttccagtggaaggggggacagaaaaccctgcaagctgcttccagggcaacccccccccccatgtctgcaagtaggaatcactgacagacagcgagatcagcagaacttctacagaactcagtaatcccagaggagccacaagccaatgtgtcaagccagagaaccaaaatcaaaccagagaatcttgcagtggaacctgaagcggggtgggggtgggaggttcaagcctgttacaaccagtgtacagactgctatggaagtgtcaaactcattttgttatgagggccgaatctgacataaaggagaccttgtctggctgggccatgtcaggctgggccatgtgtgttcctatttaaagattaggtagcaaagatacaaactttataaagaacacaaacacaaatatatttcctaaaaaacttaaaacatgctaaaagcattagcacttgttggtcttaaaggtgctttctttgtatttctcccacgggatccagggaactgggcaaaggaagctctggctctttccttccttccccaggggactggggggggggagcctcagcaaatagaaggaagagaggcttcactcagtatctctgctgtgcgattgagggagcctggcaaagcaagctattcctcctccttcctccccaagggaggagcctcagccaatggagaaaatagaagttttgctctgcagttcctgtgcaattgagggagccttgcaaagcaagctgttatacagaaaggagaaagaaggaagcagatgacagtcagttgctcaggggcctgataggagccctccgagggcctgattcggcccccaggtcagatgtttgacaccccggctttgcagaacgaagtgtcactctggcaatgtgagcttaaaaggctggcctccctaaaaaagcagtgtgccaaccaaagctggttatacaagcttgagcaaacacgggtggaggactcacatgtccaggcagaggttttttttaccatcacctgaaagctactacagttggggcacccagacacatgccacagaacccatctgaacagatcaaccgttggctggggaaaagcccggctatcaagccttgttttgcatacatggaaacacgctccaatatttatctctctgcaaaaagaaaaatctgtcacctaatttgactgccatttgcaaaaaaaccaaacaagcccgacaCCCCCACAAGTGTTTGCAGCCCACAGAtcttcgcctactcatccttccaggaatgaaagtgggcggggcttcctgactccgcgagcgcgcacgagcgagtgagcggagcccttctttgccgaggggcataccgggtctggtagtctttcaagcctcctgcctgctgtgctaccgagcgcaaggactacgagtcccagaaggcgccgcggtggttagcttgagctgctttttcctcggcgcctgggttttaatcacacgtgggagtggtgaagctggaaggggctggagggagtgagacgcaattcctggcagggcgtgcgtctaacttgttcgcttgggcttttttgcagtctggtggggaaaagaaactggtgagttttaggcacttagaggggaaagtccccgttgatccgagggtgcccgaccaacaaacggttctatagaaccgatagcgcattaggtaacggttccatagaactggtgcgaacctgctgaatcccaccactgctagAAAGGCATTCCAGGCTGAGTCAAGTTAACTGGGGAAAACTACTGTGTTGCAGTGCGAGTGCCTCTGTATTCGCAGCAGCAATGAGAGCTCAAGGGATGGGTATGAGTTACAGTTCATGGCAAATcctggccagttcatggttcacaataTCAAGTTTGAGACAGGTCAACCAGCATGaattttccacaaactttcaagttgtttgtggtggttcatgctagattgtgagcagagacatttccagacagactttcTGCTCGTTCAAAATATTTACATAACTTCAAAGTAACAACTTGTGGGGACGTAGAGGAGCATCTATTAATATCCTCTGTGACTTTGATGTTTCTAGTTTGCACAGGATCTTTCTGTACACTCCTGAACAGTTTGAACCCGGGCCTGTTAGAATTACTGctgcagtcattttgacaggtgcaggttcaggagtgtatagaatggatcctgtgcaagctagagacaccaatctTGGttagcatgtagaggagcatccaagGAAGGTCTGTTGCTAGTTTGGAGTCACTAGCttccacaggatccattctatacactcttgaacctcattttgacaggtgcaggttcaggagtgtatagaatagatcctgtgcaagctataGGCACCAGACTTGCAGGGAATCTCCAGCTGACTATTTTCTCTACCCTCCCAGTTTGGTAGGAAATGGATTTATAGTCTGAGTTGTGGCCTCCCTGAAGAAGGTAACTCAGACCTCATAAATCAAATCCTGACCAAACTGGTGATCCCTGATGAGACTAGCAtacggtggtggtggggagggcatTCTACCACAtaatgaacctcacaaaccaaaccagttcatgaaGCAGATAAAAGTTCGTGCTATTTTGTGATTTGTGAATGGGACATGCCAGAAACCACGAACCAAACTTCATTTTTCCAGTTCATACACATCCTTAGAGAGCTCCATGGAGAATCATTAGGGTGTAGAAGGTACCCGTCTTATTAGGAAAATCTCACCAGTTCTTATTTCTTCCACTCAGAAGCTGCCCTCTTCCAGGTGCGTGGAGAGCTGCCTGCCAGGGTACAGCAGAAAAGTTCTAGAAGAAGAGCTGCCTTGTTGTTATGAATGTGAATTCTGCCCAGAAGGGGTGATTTCTAACCAAACAGGTAGTTCAACACATCTTGAAACCTCAAAGGGTCAAAGTTGCCTGACACTGATTGGCTCACAAGGGCTGAACACAGCTTAGGTTTAGCCTCTGGAGTTATGGATTTATGCCTGCATTTTGAAATTATGATGTGTACCTCAGATATGGAGCTACAGCTTTCTTTTGGAACCCATGCAATGTTCACCCTGACACTACCACTGATAACCACTCGCAGTCTGCATAATGAAAAAACTGATTTTCTAGTACAAGCTTTGAAAGATTTTCTGTCTTCACTACATAATGTTTTGGGATATAATCTGGATAATTTCCTTCTAGatatatccaggtgggcagccatgttggtctgaagcagtagaacaaagtttgaatccagtggcactttttacACCAAtaattttattcaaggcataagcttttgtgtgcatgcggaTACATTGAAATAGAATTTAACAGTCAGTTcatataggcagagggtgaaCATAGTGTCAAAGTAGGAGACAGAGgtgtaaatgtatccttcttaattaTGGAATGCTAAgaataattaactgagaccctgttacAACACTGTGTTTCCCCCCTGTAATTAAATCAAagcaaatggtaaccatataaatttAGCTCGTTATTCCTGCTTAGTCTTTGCatttgttaaaacatcttcattatgctgtgtgGTAATTTGTTGTTCACCCTCTGTCTATATGTATGTGCTATTAACTTGAATTTCAGTTTATCAGAGAAAGTGTGTGGgcacttgaaagctcataccttgagtaaaactttgttggtcttcaaggtaccactggactcaaggGTTGTTCTCTTTCTCTTCTAGAGTTCTTTCTGTCATGCTTACATTTGAAGTATGAATTTCAAAAAGTTGCTTGTCTTTATCATGGATTTTTTTACATAGAATTCTTCTCAGCTAAGTTGCAGAAGTAGAAACAGAGGGACATCAAAGGGAATTTGCGTATTTAGATTGATACTAGTCATTCTGAAAGATTCTGAAAAGGGCCCACTTCTACACCAGTCCCACACAAGTGGGACCCACTTGGAGTGCAACTTCATGCTACTTCCCTCCTCCTCAAGTAAGAATGCCAGAATTGTTCATAAGTTAACAGCAAACCAGTTTCAATTCTATGTTGCATGTTTCGTATTGATAAATATATAACATTATAATTGTGCAACAGGCCATATTTCACAAATATGATACAGCAGGCAACTCAGTCTTACTGTTGAGTGTCTTATCCCAAATTCCCtgtccctctttctccctcctgggCTTGTGAAGCACCTCTGAAAAAACTGTGATCCACTTGCAACCTCTGACCCACAGCATGAGAACTGCTACCAGAACACTATCATTCTATCTTCTTGCATAAAGGCTCAACTGAATGCTACACAAACATTAGTTGTGTTTAGCTGGATGTAATTAATTAGTGGTTCTTTGTTCCAGATGCTGACCGTTGTGTCCCATGTTCAGAGGATCAATATTCAAACGAGAACAAAGATCAGTGTATCTCCAAGAACATAAGCTTTCTTTCCTATcaagagattttggggatggttTTGGCTTCCCTTGCTCTTTTGTTGTCTCAGATCACAGCCCTAGTCCTGGCAACCATAATTAAATATCGAGATACACCAGtcgtcaaagccaacaacagagAACTCACCTATGTCCTCCTCATCTCTCTCCTTCtctgcttcttctcctccttcctatTCATTGGTCGACCTACAAGGATCACCTGCCTTCTGAAACAAATTGCTTTTACTGTGACCTTCTCTGTTGCCATTTCCTCAATCTTGGCCAAAACGATCATGGTGGTTGTGGCCTTCATGGCCACTAAGCCAGGAAACAGGGCCAGGGAACTGTTGGGGAGACAAGGAGTAAACTCCATTCTCCTGGTCTGTCCACTCCTCCAAGTTATTATCTCTGCCATTTGGCTAGGAACCTCTCCCCCATTCCCCAGCTTGGACTTCCATTCCTTGCCCAAGGAGATCATAGTGGAATGTAATGAGGGGTCAGTCATCATGTTTTACACAGCCCTGGGATACATGGGATTTCTGGCCCTGGTCAGCTTTGTGGTGGCTTTCCTAGCCAGGAAACTCCCTGACAGCTTTAACGAAGCCAAGtttatcaccttcagcatgctggtgtTCTGCAGCACGTGGATCTCCTTCATGCCCACTTACCTGAGCACAAAAGGGAAGGCTATGGTGGCCGTGGAggtcttctccatcttggcctcTGGTGCTGGTCTCCTGGGCTGCATCTTCCttcccaaatgctacattatttTCCTGAGGCCTGATCTCAATAGCAGAGATCACCTTCTTAGGAACAAGAAGTACaggaagtagggatgggcatgaatcggGTTTTTTCATGGTTCCTGACCCAGGGGTTCAGGAGAATGTTCCTCTCATGAACTGACCCCGAACCTCACAGCCCCATGGTCCAACCTGAGTGAGCATTTAAATGCTTTTGTAGCCCACCTTTGGGTCAGGGTGGCCCAAATAAACTCTGAGAGTGAGCTCTGAGTTCTTTTATAGGCCTATGGAGCTCTTTCTGGGAGTCCAGTAGAGTTTGGCAGCT is a window from the Heteronotia binoei isolate CCM8104 ecotype False Entrance Well chromosome 2, APGP_CSIRO_Hbin_v1, whole genome shotgun sequence genome containing:
- the LOC132567378 gene encoding vomeronasal type-2 receptor 26-like, whose product is MQGTLRRSKCLLTRPFELQEAYYRPGDLLVGGILPHLKAAVTHPSFEKPPRNIHAARPVAKNYQQILALAFAIREINKDPALLPNITMGFRIFEDTYFARMTYQAGLSFLSMGDHIVPNYRCSRQEKLLSVIGSLYSRISMQMASLLGLFKVPQIDPSEVPQYLGIIRLLLHFHWNWIGIVAPDDDSGENFIQALTPMLEQNNICVEFIQRTMAEISVYTFASRHAMTGNGKRLLNVQPWQILASLRSTQFNNSAGEEVFFIGNKKGSAGYDILNLVLFPNKSSAQVKVGRMDPRAPPGKDFIINADAIVWATQKLPSSRCVESCLPGYSRKVLEEELPCCYECEFCPEGVISNQTDADRCVPCSEDQYSNENKDQCISKNISFLSYQEILGMVLASLALLLSQITALVLATIIKYRDTPVVKANNRELTYVLLISLLLCFFSSFLFIGRPTRITCLLKQIAFTVTFSVAISSILAKTIMVVVAFMATKPGNRARELLGRQGVNSILLVCPLLQVIISAIWLGTSPPFPSLDFHSLPKEIIVECNEGSVIMFYTALGYMGFLALVSFVVAFLARKLPDSFNEAKFITFSMLVFCSTWISFMPTYLSTKGKAMVAVEVFSILASGAGLLGCIFLPKCYIIFLRPDLNSRDHLLRNKKYRNPVAKNYQQILALVFAISEINKDLALLPNITLGFRIFEDTYFARMTYQAGLSFLSMGDQIVPNCRCSRQEKLLSVIGSLSSRISMQMASLLGLFKIPQQTRKNRAAQLSAALSRHSTLKNRHCARRHRRWWTTRPRRSHRPMWHRSRPNCRSSEAPPQNDSMKDQWIRPPRNVGMTRGPEHPFRRRRSQKRSGRGPALHRLPVTFQHR